A DNA window from Leopardus geoffroyi isolate Oge1 chromosome A1, O.geoffroyi_Oge1_pat1.0, whole genome shotgun sequence contains the following coding sequences:
- the MRPL36 gene encoding 39S ribosomal protein L36, mitochondrial — protein MARVLVAKMLACALSPLLRGSPGPAKPRALSTLLAGPLRTAGPAGPWPLPGRPLPGLQLALGFKTKGVIKERCRDCYRVKRRGRWFIYCKTNPKHKQRQM, from the coding sequence ATGGCCCGCGTGCTCGTGGCGAAGATGCTGGCGTGCGCCCTGAGCCCGCTGCTCCGGGGGAGCCCCGGGCCGGCGAAGCCCCGCGCGCTCTCCACTCTCCTGGCGGGACCTCTTCGCACCGCGGGGCCCGCGGGACCCTGGCCCCTGCCCGGCCGCCCCCTGCCCGGCCTGCAGCTTGCCCTGGGCTTCAAGACCAAGGGCGTCATCAAGGAGCGCTGTCGGGACTGCTACCGGGTGAAGAGGCGCGGGCGCTGGTTCATCTACTGCAAAACGAACCCAAAACACAAACAGAGACAGATGTAG